The Panicum virgatum strain AP13 chromosome 3N, P.virgatum_v5, whole genome shotgun sequence genome includes the window ACACTTGTGACCAGTGTGACAATCAAAGGAAGGAAAGACAATATCAGTTAGTAAGTGTTGGTCAGTCTTCATCTTCACTGAGGCTACAAATACGCCACATCACACTAGAGAATTAACACTCATGAAGAGGAGATTACATGTTTGCAAAATGCTCATGAACATGATGACAACCAGTTATGAAAGTAGAGAAATAGGTATCCAAGGTACAGTCTTCAGCTATTTAAGCCCAATAGAATTGATAACCATGTATATCTGGATAAAGGCGCAATGCAAACTTGAAGTTCCAAATACCCATTGGCATGGTAACTGGTAAGCGTGCAACTTGAACGGACACTGAACATGTTACTTTAGCAACAGACAGTGGTATATGCACGCTTTCAGTAGCTACTGGAAAAATAATGTCATTTATTTCACTAATAACGAATTGGCAGTATATGCACGCACGCAAAGGGTCTAGATTGCTAGCACGTAAACGAACAGGAAGACAGTTGACAAGACGACGAACCCGGTCACGCGCAATTCCCTGCGATTATAGATTCTAATACAAGCGCGGTAAAGGGTGCGGGAACCGGATGGTACAAGAGCAGTCGGGCGGCCCCGGATCACACGGGGAACGGAATTGAGTGGCTTACCGAGAAATTAAATCGACAGCCGGGCACCCGGCGGATCTTGCGGGAGTTgggggatgcggcggcggcggagtggagTCGGGGAAGAGTAGAGCGGAACCCTCCCTCTCGGTCTCTCTAGGAAGAactgaagaggaggaggagctcgtgCTTGGTTCGTGGGGAGAGGGACGGGTTCCTTGTTGCCTCCGATGGAAGGAAGAGGAGGGGGGCGAATCGAATCAAGGTCGAGGAGGCCGCAACGAATAATCTAGAAGGTGAAGATGAAGGGAAGGGAACGGGCCAAGGGAGGCTCTGGTGCGCGGGTGGAgcgggccgcgcgccgccccgccacaCGACCGTGGACTCTATCGGGCCGACGCGGGAACTTTGTGCCTCCTGGGCCACAAATGCCTTCGGCCCATGCAAGCTCCATAACGGCGATGGCGATTTACCAATGTGGGAGGGAGGGCCCATCAAGTTGGAGTCGGTAAAATTGTGGCAAGCACGGCAAAATCGtatatctctatctctacttaataataaaaaaaagacaTCAAGAGGAACGAAATTTTCCTTCGTGTATCGCGGCGGTGCAACCCTCGCCGTTAATCCTCTTTCGTTCGGCCGCTAATATGCTCTGATCGTCCGATCAATTTCGTTCGGCAGCGTGGTTCGTCGGATCGCACCTTCGTTTGATCGATCCATGCGAGACAGCGTATATCTCCTGCGTGATTCCTTAATTCTCTCGTCTGATGTTCCGCAACCCGGCGCGACTGCcttgagctcgccgtctcgcggGTCGCGCCTCGCTGTCTCGGCCCTCGCCGCCTCCGCAGCTAGCCCTCGTCGCCGCCCTCGCGCTGTCGCTGTGCTCGCCATCTCAGGCCTCCCCATCTCGGGCCATGCCGTCGCGATCATGCTCCTCCCGCAACTGCGATGAGCTCGCCATCTCGCGCGGTCTGTCGCGCCTCGCCGTCTCGGCCCTCGCCGCCTCCGGGGCCCTCATCGCCGCCCTCCCCGCCTTCGCTGAGCTTGCTGCCTCGGGCCTCGGGCCGCGCCGTCGTGATGATGCTCCTCCCGCAGCCGTCGACGCCGCGGCCTCGCATCGCGAGACGTTTCGACCACCCCGCCCTTGCGAGCTGAGCGCCGTCGCAACCCTCGCCACCGATGCGGATGGCCTCACCGCCGCGGCGACTCATCGGGCTGTGTGCGTTCGCGACCACGAGCAGGGCGCTGTGTCTTTAGTCTTTACCACCTGAGTACGTGACGTGCGATAAAGGTACAGTCTTGATGTCCTTCGTATTGCAGTCTCGATTAGAGGTTCATCAAACTTTCATTTTTCGTGTTGTTTTGCAGCAGAACATGCAACCTGTGGGTAACAAGGGGTAGGGCACCACTCGGCAATGTTACAAATTTCAATACCGAAGGTCTCTCCTAAATCTTCAGGTTCAGGGAGGCTTGTTAGCGGCGGACATCTGCACGTTCTGACCTCTTGCTTGTTATGTTCTGACCTCATGCTTGTTACATGTCGCAGGCTCTCAAATTTTATGTCTTGTTCGGCTGGGAGATTCAGCCAGccacaacagtatttttctctcatgctAAATCAGACAGCCagtcagccagccagccagccaaccagcagtattttcctctcacgccaaatcagccagccagccagccgaacaaggcatTAGGCTCTGAAGAACTGAAAGCAGAGGGAGATAATTAGGTATGCATCCACGACTGATGAGCGGAGAAGTGAATGCAGCAAGAAAAGACGTGAGGCTTATAGGAGGAAGAAAGCGGATGCATCCAATAAAGAAAACAAGACAggcatttgcaccgagtttacccTTTAGGCACACGCCATCTGAAGGTTGCATGTTCTTTCCCCTACAGGTGCAGAAATTGAGCACCCTCCATCCCACAAATCTGCAAAATGTTCAGGTAGGACCAATAAACCCATATCAGCTGGTCACCGAATGCTGCTTTTGTTTTATTGGGTTTTTTTTGCTAAAGTGATTCGTTTATATTGGAATAACAGAAATACCAATCTTATTTGCGTGTTGAAATCAGATCATGCTTGGTTGAGTAATATTTGCGTGAGCTGTGAATAGAAACCTCATGCGTGGTTGATTAATATTTGCAAATAAATGTTTTTTATCCTCATTGCTTCAATAGGAGCTCATTGCTCGAAGTGTTAGAATTGACTGTTTTTTGTGCGAGGGACCATGGCGTGTGCATGTTTAACACGGACTTGTGTGCAGGGTCAATTTTTTTGAACACGGTCGGCACCCCCCACGCATCTACACACTGTGTTATGTTTTTGTTCAAACTAATAGCGTTGGTACGAAAGGTTCAATCTTTATCcatctaatttttttctttgtttcatCGCTGCACATTGTGTAGTTACTTTGATAACCTTACCATGGATATCTTCATCGGAATATTGTGTACGTATATTGCAATATGGTATTATGGTTTTTTCTATCATCAGATAATATCATCTTTGAGTTCTTACGTGCTAATTATTGAAAGGTACACATACAAGTATTTTTAGGCATCTATTAGTATGGCCATGTGATCTGTTTCGAGTTAAATTGGACTCAATATTCTACAAATTTTGGCTTTGTTACAGGTTGTAAAGGGATTGTTGGATGTCAGCTCAGAAATTCACATTGCAGCCGAGCCACCATGTTGAGTTGTCAGCTAAAACAAACTGTATATGTACAGTGATCGGTTGGATCAAGAAACCATTGTTATTCAATAACTTTGACTGATTGAAATTTGAGCTTATGATTGATAATGTTCTAAACTTTGGCTTTGACTCACTGAAATTTGATAATGTCCTACACTTTGGCTTTGACTCACTGAAATTTGAGCATAGTAGAGATGAATAAAATGGacttcaaatttgtatttgcgGCTAGCCAGTTTGCCTTGGAAAGCAGAGGACCACTGATGATGGCAGTTTTAGCAGATAAAAGTCTTGGCAGCACCTATGTAACTCCTACAGAAAATGTTAGGTTATGCATGATTTGCTTTTTGTAATAAAGATCACAAATGGTGTTGTTTAATCTATGCTCTTTAGCCTACTTTATATTTGTAATCAGAATTTCTTCAAATTATTTGAATCATTGCGAGGCTACTCCTATGGATCCCAATGTGAGGCTACAAGAAGGTGAAGGGAAGGACTTGGAGGATGTGACTATGTATCGACAGATGGTCGGGAGCCTTATCTATCTTACCCTGACTCGGCCAGATATTTCCTATCCAGTTGGAGTGATTAGTCGATACATAAGCAATCCTAAGAAGCCTCACCTTGATGCAGTCAGACGTATTCTCAGGTATGTTAAAGGCACCATCAATTTTGGTATTCTATCCAAGAAAACAAATGATTGCCAGGTGATGGGATACTGTGATGCCGACTATGCTGGAGATTGTGGCACACGCGGGATACTTCTTCAGTCTTGGATCTGGAGCTATATCATGGTGTTGTGGACGCGTTTGTTGGGCGTACGTATTCCAGGCGCAGACGCACGGGAGCTACGGGATCGGCAGCTGCAACACCGGCCGAATAGGAGGGTTAGTTGGATAAGTGTTGGCAGGATCAGGGTTGTTAGCTTGTTAGTTTCTATATATGTTGTGCGTGTGTTGGAGTCTGTAAGCAAGTAGAGAACCCAAAGGAGATCAGAGCCTCCAAGGGAGGGCGATCTGGGTTAACTTGCATCTATCTGTAAGCTGTCCTCATGAGTTCGATTAATAAAGGTCCTGCCGTATCATCTTGGTATTCAGAACCAATTTTTTTCCACCACGCCTCCCACCCATCCCACCCTCATCTGCGCATGCCCGGCCGCCATGGCTGAACCCTCCAACTCCGAGCTCAAGGAGTTGATCAACAACGTCCTCACCAAAGTCACGGCCGTCGAAGGCGAGGTGTCCTCGCTGAAGGTCGACCAAGCCCGCCTCCACGTCGCCGTCAACAACGTCCAGTCCGAGCGGATGGAGCACGCCGGATCATCCGCGGCGGGCGCCAAGGGCAAGAACGTCGTCAGCTCGTCCTTCTCGCCATCAGCACCACACAAGCTTCGCTTCCCCATGTTCGACGGAACGTCAGACCCGATCACATGGGTTCATCATTGCGAGCAGTTCTTCCGTCAAGCCCAGTCCACCGACGACGACAAGGTCTGGCTTGCCACCTACCACTTGGAGGGCATCGCCCAACAGTGGTATTAGCATCTTGAGCGCAACCAAGGTGTGCCGACCTGGCCGCGCTTCGTCGAGCTTGTCCACCTCCGCTTCGGCCCTCCGACACGCAGCAATCCGCTGGGCGAGCTCATCAACGTCAAGCGCATGGGCTCGGTGGCCGACTACCAGGAGCAATTCCTCACGTTCCTCGCCCGCTGCGCCGACGTGACGGAGCCGCAACAGATCGCGATCTTCACGGCTGGCCTCGGCGACCCGCTCGGCGTCGACGTCGAACTCCAGCGACCTTCTTCCCTGGAAGACGCCATGGGCCTTGCCCGGGCTTTCGAGCGCCGGCTCACCATCACAGACacggcgccgtccgccgccacgCGCGGCTCGAACCGGCCCGCGCCGTCACGCTCCATGTCGTCGACGACGTCGCCTCAACGCTTCGCCAACTCGCCGCCGGCTACCTCACCCAACTCTACGCCACAGCAGGGGTCTCGTCCACGGCCAGCACCCGGCGCGCGCTTCTCGCGGCTCACCCCCGAAGAGATGGCCAAGCGGCGGGAGGAAGGCCTATGCTTCAACTGCCCAGCCAAGTTCACGCGCGAGCATCTCAAGGAGTGCACCATGCGTGGCATCTACCTACTGGAGGTCGAAGGCGAGACGGAGCTCGATGACTCCGGCAGCAACAACGTGCAGATCTCCGCCAACGCCATCACCGGCATCGCCTCCAGCAAGACCATGCAGCTCCGCGTCGCGCTATCCTCCGGCGAGCTGCGTGCGCTGGTGGATTCCGGCTCCACGCACTGCTTCATTGCAGAAGAGGCGGCCCATCGCGTCGGCCTCGTTCCGACCCCGCGACCCGGCATGACCGTGGGCGTTGCGAACGGCGACCGCGTTCCCTGCGCCGGCGTCTGCACTGCTGTTCCAGTCCTCATCGGCGACGAGCGCTTCTCCAtcgacttcttcatcatcgcgcGTGGAGGACACAAGATGGTCCTGGGCTGCCACTGGTTGCGCACCCTAGGACCCGTGCTCTGGGATTTGGAATGCCAGTCCATGTCGTTCTGGCGCATCGACCATCGCGTGCAGTGGCACGGCCTCGACGCGCCAACCGGCGTCCACGCCCGCACCCTCGACTCCGGCAACCTGCTGCAACTCCTACTCGCCGATTTCGCCGACATCTTCGCGACTCCGCAAGGTTTGCCGCCGGCCCGTGCTTCCGATCACCGCATTCACTTGCTTCCAGGCACACCCCCGGTCGCGGTGCGGCCCTATCGTTACCCGCAGTTGCTCAAGGACGAGATCGAGAAGCAATGCGCCGACATGCTCCGACAAGGGATCATCCGCCCTAGCACGTCGCCGTTCTCGTCGCCAGTGCTGCTCGTTCGCAAGAAGGACGGCACGTGGCGTTTCTGCGTCGACTACCGCGCCCTCAACGCCAAGACCGTCAAAGACAAGTTTCCGATCCCGGTCGTCGACGAGCTCCGTGGTGCACGCTTCTTCACATAGCTTGACTTGCGCAGCGGCTACCACCAAGTCCTCATGCACCCCGACGACATCGCCAAGACGGCATTCCGGACGCACCATGGGCCCTTCGAGTTCGTGGTGATGGCGTTCGGGCTCACCAAAGCCCCCTCCACGTTCCAGGCCATGATGAACGGCGTCCTGCACGACTTCCTGTGCCGCTTCGTCCTCGTCTTCTTCGACGACATCCTCATCTACAGCGCCACTTGGACCGAACATCTTCAGCACGTGCGCGCGGTCTTCAACATCCTGCACGCGAACCACCTCGCCATCAAGCAAAGCAAGTGCACCTTCGGTGAGCAGGTGGTGCACTACCTCGGCCACATCATCACCGGCGATGGCGTGACCATGGACCCAGCGAAAGTTGAGGCAGTCGTGGCTTGGCCGACCCCGACGACGGTGCGCGCCTTGCGGGGCTTCCTCGGGCTCACCAGCTACTACCGCAAATTCGTGCGGAATTATGGCGTCGTCGCGCAGCCCCTCACAAAGCTTCTCAAGAAGGAGGC containing:
- the LOC120667030 gene encoding uncharacterized protein LOC120667030 — its product is MAEPSNSELKELINNVLTKVTAVEGEVSSLKVDQARLHVAVNNVQSERMEHAGSSAAGAKGKNVVSSSFSPSAPHKLRFPMFDGTSDPITWVHHCEQFFRQAQSTDDDKHLERNQGVPTWPRFVELVHLRFGPPTRSNPLGELINVKRMGSVADYQEQFLTFLARCADVTEPQQIAIFTAGLGDPLGVDVELQRPSSLEDAMGLARAFERRLTITDTAPSAATRGSNRPAPSRSMSSTTSPQRFANSPPATSPNSTPQQGSRPRPAPGARFSRLTPEEMAKRREEGLCFNCPAKFTREHLKECTMRGIYLLEVEGETELDDSGSNNVQISANAITGIASSKTMQLRVALSSGELRALVDSGSTHCFIAEEAAHRVGLVPTPRPGMTVGVANGDRVPCAGVCTAVPVLIGDERFSIDFFIIARGGHKMVLGCHWLRTLGPVLWDLECQSMSFWRIDHRVQWHGLDAPTGVHARTLDSGNLLQLLLADFADIFATPQGLPPARASDHRIHLLPGTPPVAVRPYRYPQLLKDEIEKQCADMLRQGIIRPSTSPFSSPVLLVRKKDGTWRFCVDYRALNAKTVKDKFPIPVVDELRGARFFT